In one Paraburkholderia megapolitana genomic region, the following are encoded:
- a CDS encoding multidrug effflux MFS transporter, with protein MNHTLPEHALTPARTPNSPRFLLFLICLFASAGQLAIDIYVPALPAMARFFATSPQAIQSSVSGYMAAYALGQLVFGPVADAHGRKPVLAFGLVIFTIGCVLSLAAPNLEMFLLARCLQGFGIASTNLLAKAIITDSFSGQALIHAFTYMAIAWGLAPIVAPVIGAHLQTLFGWKSCLVFLLVYSLVMWALVWRYRETLPQPVHLAPRTLFTNAGKVLSSPVFQSCFLAQGLCYSILLVFNIVGPFMVQNTLHKPPTYFAYLALGIGLMYFLGGLSNRVHGPRLPSAEQRLHIGARVMAAASIAMLVLALTVGLRVWTLATPVLVMGFCAGAMYPTLMAKGNSLFPHIAGLTSAILGCALLLVSSAMMGLAGFVSVQVLTPLAGFFVILALTVVGMVTKLLRHLAQLQSEAAVCRSGEVA; from the coding sequence ATGAACCACACTCTCCCTGAGCACGCGCTTACTCCTGCGCGCACGCCGAATTCGCCGCGCTTCCTGTTATTCCTGATCTGTCTGTTTGCCTCAGCGGGCCAACTCGCAATCGACATTTACGTCCCCGCGCTCCCCGCGATGGCACGTTTCTTCGCGACATCGCCTCAGGCGATCCAGTCGAGCGTGTCCGGCTATATGGCGGCTTACGCGCTCGGCCAGCTTGTCTTCGGGCCTGTAGCCGACGCACACGGTCGCAAGCCCGTGCTTGCTTTCGGACTTGTAATATTCACGATCGGTTGCGTGTTGTCGCTTGCCGCGCCGAATCTGGAGATGTTCCTGCTCGCCCGCTGTCTGCAGGGCTTTGGTATTGCCTCCACCAACCTGCTCGCGAAGGCGATCATCACCGATTCGTTCTCCGGGCAGGCGCTGATTCATGCGTTCACGTACATGGCGATCGCATGGGGGCTCGCGCCGATTGTTGCGCCGGTGATCGGCGCACACCTGCAAACGTTGTTCGGCTGGAAGTCCTGCCTGGTCTTTTTGCTCGTCTATTCGCTGGTGATGTGGGCGTTGGTCTGGCGTTATCGCGAGACCTTGCCGCAGCCGGTACACCTCGCGCCGCGCACATTGTTCACGAACGCGGGCAAGGTACTCTCGAGCCCGGTGTTCCAGAGCTGCTTTCTCGCGCAAGGGCTGTGCTACAGCATCCTGCTGGTGTTCAACATCGTCGGGCCGTTCATGGTGCAGAACACCTTGCACAAGCCGCCGACCTACTTCGCCTATCTCGCGCTCGGCATCGGCTTGATGTATTTCCTGGGCGGCCTGTCGAATCGCGTGCACGGCCCGCGCCTGCCGAGCGCGGAGCAGCGGCTGCATATCGGCGCGCGCGTGATGGCGGCCGCGTCGATCGCGATGCTGGTGCTTGCGCTGACGGTCGGTCTGCGGGTCTGGACGCTCGCTACACCGGTGCTCGTGATGGGATTCTGCGCCGGCGCGATGTATCCGACCCTGATGGCCAAGGGCAACTCGCTGTTCCCGCATATCGCGGGGCTGACAAGCGCGATTCTCGGCTGTGCGCTGTTGCTCGTGTCGTCGGCGATGATGGGGCTGGCCGGTTTCGTGTCGGTACAGGTATTGACGCCGCTCGCAGGATTCTTCGTGATTCTCGCGCTGACCGTGGTCGGGATGGTGACGAAGCTGTTGCGACATCTCGCGCAACTGCAGTCCGAGGCCGCCGTTTGCCGCAGCGGCGAGGTGGCGTAA
- a CDS encoding Txe/YoeB family addiction module toxin: MWTAEAWDDYVYWQGQDKKTLRRINQLIKEMQRTPFEGIGKPEPLKENLAGLWSRRIDDTNRLVYEVAGPQLNVISCRYHY, translated from the coding sequence ATGTGGACTGCAGAGGCGTGGGACGACTATGTCTACTGGCAGGGACAGGACAAGAAGACACTCAGGCGCATCAATCAACTCATCAAGGAAATGCAACGCACGCCGTTTGAGGGAATCGGTAAGCCCGAGCCGTTAAAGGAAAACTTGGCGGGTCTCTGGTCACGCCGAATCGACGACACGAATCGCCTGGTCTACGAAGTCGCCGGCCCGCAACTCAACGTCATCTCGTGTCGCTACCACTACTGA
- a CDS encoding DoxX family protein, with the protein MNTVRCLLRLADPATLANRWGLARWAPLPLRLIVGYGLIAHGYAKIIKDPENFAAILHALGVPAAHFMAWATIAIELLGGTAILAGAFVPLAVVPMIVVLAVAIFTVHLPFGFTSIKLMAVTSAGPQFGRPGYETDLLYIACLVALVFGGSGPFSVDGFLHGRKVTRGK; encoded by the coding sequence ATGAACACCGTCCGTTGCCTGTTGCGTCTCGCCGATCCCGCCACACTGGCCAACCGCTGGGGCCTCGCGCGCTGGGCGCCGCTGCCGTTACGGCTGATCGTCGGATATGGCTTGATTGCGCATGGCTACGCGAAGATCATCAAGGACCCCGAGAACTTCGCCGCGATTCTTCATGCGCTCGGCGTTCCGGCCGCGCACTTCATGGCGTGGGCGACGATTGCCATCGAACTGCTGGGCGGCACGGCCATTCTGGCGGGAGCATTCGTGCCGCTCGCGGTCGTGCCGATGATCGTCGTGCTGGCTGTTGCCATTTTCACGGTACATCTGCCGTTCGGGTTCACGTCGATCAAGTTGATGGCCGTGACCAGCGCGGGCCCGCAGTTTGGTCGGCCCGGCTATGAAACGGACCTGCTCTACATTGCCTGCCTCGTCGCGCTGGTATTCGGCGGCTCGGGGCCGTTCTCGGTCGATGGTTTTTTACACGGCCGAAAGGTAACGAGAGGGAAATGA
- a CDS encoding type II toxin-antitoxin system Phd/YefM family antitoxin, which yields MRTIPFTDARANLKSVIDQVVDDMDVTLITRRDSPNAIVMSQSHYDSLMETVHLLRSPANVAHLERSIAQARAGKVKPRKLVEGDE from the coding sequence ATGCGCACCATTCCGTTTACCGACGCACGCGCGAACTTAAAAAGCGTCATCGATCAGGTGGTCGACGACATGGACGTTACGCTCATCACCCGGCGCGACTCGCCCAACGCGATCGTCATGTCCCAGTCGCATTACGACAGCCTGATGGAAACCGTTCACCTGCTGCGCTCCCCGGCCAACGTTGCGCATCTGGAGCGGTCGATCGCGCAAGCACGGGCGGGCAAGGTCAAGCCCCGTAAGCTGGTTGAAGGCGACGAATGA